The genomic window AAGACCTAAAGGACTATCAGGACAACTGACAGTGCCTTGTATATGATGATTAGGGTGATGGCTTGATCGCAGATATAATGAGAAATCAATAACACCTTGTTGTGAATCTAAATCTTCTTCCTAaaagcattttatataattataagcaaaatgataacaatctgcttatttttttaatatcttgcCTTAATACACAAATTGCAGTCAATAACATTAAGACCAACCATAAGGCCAACAATAACAATAGCTTCATCACTCATCATTAAAGCGTCTGGCTCAAAATAATCGACTAACTCTTCATCACGATAATCcaccaaaatttttaaataatcagcCAATTTTTTTTGCATCAAGGCTACTCTTAACCAAGCTCTTGCTCTACCCATTGGAGttctgaaaaaatagaaatttaaaaaagttcatatgttaatataatttacatttacttGACAGTAGGTAAATCTCGAATACTATTTGTTAATTCTTGTGCATCTGGTGTTAACTTTTCAACAGTTTGCAATATATCCCATAATTCTTTTTTGGGGCCCAAAAGCCCTTTCTTAGGGCGTAACCCATGTCTCAGGACATGTTCcaagacaataaaaaaatgttgtaaaggTGCATGATCTGAATCAAGCATACGTCCATTTTTCAGTGAATTTTCAATTAGTTCTTTAACAATCAGCTTGGATATGTTTACCAGGTTACGTCTCTCGATCAATACAGGGTCACGATCTAAattgaacaattataattgtattattctagCATAGGTAAAatagtagtttaaaaaaaaattatcatgatTTTCAAGTAATTGAATACCTAATAAGAATGGTAAGTCTGGAGAAGTAAGACATTGTGATGGAAAAATATCAGATAATGGATCGTCAGTTATTTCACGTAAACATAACCATTCGCCCTCAACTGACACTCGGAAATTACATAAGTACAAGTCTTGAGAACTTGGGTCCAAGTTTTGCATCCATTTATTTAACATCattgttcttatttttaaataaaacaaaacaaatcttAGATAAAAGATAAGTAAGATTTGTGTGTACCAGCATTGTGTTTAAAATCAaagtcaaatttaataaaataataatgctatattaataaaataacagaaataataacatgcaAACACAATTTAGGAACTATAATCCTAATGCAAAATAACACgacaacaaattaaataacaaaaaaaaataaaaaatgtaagaagTATGCattgtaaataacatttttatgtagtatttatttgtccaatgtaaacattaaataacatatttaattttataataaatatctaataaataatagttaataaagtaACATTAGAGAAGATAATAAgtaacataaataacaatagcCTATTAtctaaaacacaattttgcatacagttaaaatgtaatttaatataatgaatacaataggtaagttatttaataaatataatattggactgataatatacttaaattaacgCAATGACATCACGCATTTCTGGGGGGGAGTGGAGGAGGCATTCGTTGTCTTGGGGGTAGTGGTGGTAAAGGAACATTTGAAGGTGGTGGATAGTTCGGCATTCCATCTGAGTTTGGACTTAGATCAGTTCTTGCAGGTAATGGTGGTCTCATTGGAGCAGGCCTCAACTTGTCTGTCCATAAGGGCACAACATTGTTTGTGATAGTTTCAATCTCATTTTTTATAGCTAATgcccaattattatttttagcagTTAAAATTAAGGTATAGTTGTAgattgatatttgttttatttttaaagcattaGCTGCAAAACGACCATTTTCATAGGTGATTTCAGCATGATCTGGGAAATATctagcatttaaaattttaccaaaaGAACCCAAACCTTGaagcattatatttttgaatgattCATCATTTAAAGGAAAGTCAGTGTTTTCaatatgtactaaaataaCACCATCAATTGGTCCATATTCATTCCATAGTATATTCAATTCTCTTTCTCTTTGGGATTGATCAACACACAgtatttcaatttcataaGAAGCCATTACAGGTCTATGATCACTTTCTTTGATCTCAGCACGTCCGTAGAATACTTGCTTACCGTTTGGccaatcattattttcattacagtACCAAAGTACACGATCAGTCCAAGCTGGTGTACGACATTTATCACTAGAGTCATATTCATCTGATAGTATGTCATATTTGTAAGTCGGAGGAAATGTTATAGGAGCTTCatagaaattttcaaatacttttttatctcTGCATTGTGCTAAAAGTTGATCATACTTCAAAACTTCTTCCAAGTCTCCATCTAGTACATGATTTATGAGATCTAAGCGATCCATATCCactctataattaaaatctccacaccaatatacataatcattTGATTGAATTGGAGTTTTCAACTTTCTTGCTATTTCATTGAAATCTGCATTACGATCAGCAACTTGTGATTGTCCAGCAGCAAAATGGGAGCATATAAAACAAAGATTTGTAGCATTTAAAGTGAATCTCACCATTACAGCTCCTTTGTTACCAGTTGTACCTCCCATTCCTGTCTTAACAAAGTCTGTAGTTACATCCTTAATATAAGGCAATAGTTCtggtttaacaaatataaacaaacaaacaccAACCAGTTGTGTACTAGTAAGTAGGACATAATCCCTTTTAGaagacaaaatgtttttaaggcTTTTACACCACGAGTCAGCATTGTTTGAACTAGCAGCCATAATATTACTAGCATTTAAGTCAACAATTTCTTCAAATCCAATTGCATAAATATCAggaagattattattatcatctagGAAGAACTTTTTTGATGGATCAAATAAGGATACTTTATATGGGTCCAAGAGCCATTTGGATAATGATTCCAAGTTACTagaatcaaaattcaaaaaatgtttacctcCATTGACATTGTATGTAGCAATAGAAATTCTTAAATTACTCTTGtatgtatatgatttatactttttacacATTTCTTCTGCCAAATCTGGATGGCATTGCCAAGTGTTATAAGGAAGTAATGCCTTAGCTTTTGCTAACAACTCATTGTTAAAGGCATTACCTGATAGTAATATATCAAATCCTTCTTGTTTACTAGAATCTAGCAGATTATTCTGAATAGTTCTAGCTGCAGATCTAGCTCCATCCAATAATTTTGATCCACCTTGTATTGCGCCAGTACCAGCATATATTCTACTTATTTCATTGCCATTGTTCACCCAAAGCTGTTGAAATACTTCTTCAAATCTTGACATTATTTGATCAGTTTCATTTTGACAAAGAAATTCTAGTTGTTTAGCCAATACTTCTAAAGcaaaaaacttttgaatacAGTTAGTACGATCAAGACAATCGGTACAGTTAATTCTCATAGTACCCGTTTGATGTTTTATAACAGAGTTACCTTTTGCATAAAACAAACCAAATGAATCTAAATATGGATTAACtgagtttttcaatttttgtagaCTTTTATCACCATTACTTTTAAACTCTTGATGATAATCAAATGCAACAAATGGTATGAAAGAAAATGCTGAAGTGGAATGTTTTTGTTCAAACGCATAGCTCAAGGCAGATTCATTTTCTTTACTGTTTGAATTTGCTCCTCCtagtaaattaatgaaaattatattaccataACAATCTGTTAGTGACTTGACGTGTTTTTCATAAACGTCTGCTGAAGATTCTATGCTTCTTGACAGTTTTACTTTATGCGCTCCAACATTCATTCCTGGTTGTTCCCAAAATAGTGGTACACTACCTCTAATTTGCACAAAAGAAGTAACCTCATCATCCAAGTAAATTACTTGTTCAGTTTCAACAAAATTTGCTACATAACCATCATCGTTACAACCACGGACATTAAATCTAGTTCCAGCTCTTCTACAACTCAATCTTGATATTATTGCAATTCTGGCTTGTTTATGTCTTGCATAGACAGTTTTTATCTCGATACTGCCACAAACTATTTTCATTAACCATTGAGAAGTATTAATTCCaaaatgagtaaaatatacatgtaaattACGGTTCCAAAAGAAACGATTATCAGGAACACAATTATTCCATTGTCTCTGGGCACACAGGGTCAAATCAAAACGAACATCTTGTGACACATAcctcgaaaaataaaaactaccgCTGTTTAAGAGCTTCCGTACTTCGGATGCATAGTCATCGCTCTGTTGCTTACGCAATGAAACGAACGTGGTCTGGgtgattttgaatatttccgCATCAGATATCTTGCCAACCGATTGGCAGCCAGTCACCAAAACCAGGAAAAGTGCTACTTTATTGTCAATGTTTACATTCAAAACACCAAGACATCCATAGGCGTCTACAATTTTCACACACTGTCGTTTAAACGCGTCGAACTCACTGACTGTGGCTGTGCACAAAGTGttgttttcaaataacaaCACTTCAGCTTGCATACGATTTTCAAGAACGACGCAATGACTGTTGGACGGCTTTTCATAGGCTCTGTAAATTTTGCCGATGATTGATGGAGTCTGTTTGGCGGACATTGTTCAGTGCCTCCTCCCCCGAACTTAAATGGTTTATTCAAACATACATGGGTGGTAAGTAGGTACTTCGATTTCggactaaaaacaaaaaaaaaatacacatatataaaaaaaaacaaaaaccacaAACAACAAACAAGCGATGATacaatgcaataatattatggtggtCGTATAACAATATGGAAAACAATGAAGCGGTGTTACGGATTATTGATcactaaacaattataatgattaagcataaaaaacgaaaaaaaaaacacaatattatagccACCACAATAGCTGGTTCACATTTATCGAAATATTGACTTGACGAACTTACGACAAGACTTGACTcgaaaattggtttttttttattaagacgGTGTACGAAGTGTACGACGAGAACGCCTCTCGAAACACACACGACACCGTCCCACTAGGTGTTGGTGGAAAGTATTGATTTCTTGTTCGGCCGCTGGGGGCTGCCTGCTTGgttgactatattatagtgttcgATGCTCGCGCTATAACATTCCGCGGCGAACACGCGAATATACGATAGTATGGACGTTTGTAGATAGTGTCTTACGGTGACGGGTGAGTAGTAATTGTTGTTGCGAGCGAAATCGATTCCGCGTCAGCTCGCTTTCTCGCcgaaatcgtttttcgtaccGATTACGAGTGTAGACCGCGAGCATTTCGCACTGTCgattgtagtaaaaaaaaaaattaattataataaaaacatcgaATAGCTAAAAATCGCGGGTAATCAATAATGTTGTActgttatagtatttattataacacatcACACACGTTCAATCcattgttcataatatttactattcgtaaataatactgatatcgatattgacaattatattatttatatattttaacatcggCAATATTGTGTCAAACGATTGTGAAGTAGAACAATCGATTACATAATCGATGTTTTACGATTTCGCTTAGCGCCTCTTGCGGCGGCAGTAAACACAACACGTTGACAGCCGAAAAGTCGACGGAAACATTGAGTTGGCGATTGTGAATTGTATATTGCGTATTGCATATTTGCACTGAATATGTGCCACTTTGGCCCGTCGTGAGACGTGTGTGAAAATCGAAGTACATGCCACTTGGACTCGCCgttgatgtttattttaaatttgaatcgcACTATTTACCGCACTGTTCGTATATTGTTTGAAACGGAACGCGCGCCCCCCAACTTGACACTTCAACAACTTTACttatgattatacattttataaatacacagtCGTGTTAACCTACACTCCCGTCTcccattatcaaaaaaaaaacagtataatataatatattaaataaatatgagtaGTGAGTACTATttcatatcattttaatattgacgTCGATTTGAAGGACGCCATTAAAACCGATAAACATtccaaatataattcaaattcaatttcaatataattcaatactttatttttagatgaCGATCCATCATTAGCACATTACTCcgtattatacttgta from Aphis gossypii isolate Hap1 chromosome 1, ASM2018417v2, whole genome shotgun sequence includes these protein-coding regions:
- the LOC114123882 gene encoding synaptojanin-1 isoform X1, whose protein sequence is MSAKQTPSIIGKIYRAYEKPSNSHCVVLENRMQAEVLLFENNTLCTATVSEFDAFKRQCVKIVDAYGCLGVLNVNIDNKVALFLVLVTGCQSVGKISDAEIFKITQTTFVSLRKQQSDDYASEVRKLLNSGSFYFSRYVSQDVRFDLTLCAQRQWNNCVPDNRFFWNRNLHVYFTHFGINTSQWLMKIVCGSIEIKTVYARHKQARIAIISRLSCRRAGTRFNVRGCNDDGYVANFVETEQVIYLDDEVTSFVQIRGSVPLFWEQPGMNVGAHKVKLSRSIESSADVYEKHVKSLTDCYGNIIFINLLGGANSNSKENESALSYAFEQKHSTSAFSFIPFVAFDYHQEFKSNGDKSLQKLKNSVNPYLDSFGLFYAKGNSVIKHQTGTMRINCTDCLDRTNCIQKFFALEVLAKQLEFLCQNETDQIMSRFEEVFQQLWVNNGNEISRIYAGTGAIQGGSKLLDGARSAARTIQNNLLDSSKQEGFDILLSGNAFNNELLAKAKALLPYNTWQCHPDLAEEMCKKYKSYTYKSNLRISIATYNVNGGKHFLNFDSSNLESLSKWLLDPYKVSLFDPSKKFFLDDNNNLPDIYAIGFEEIVDLNASNIMAASSNNADSWCKSLKNILSSKRDYVLLTSTQLVGVCLFIFVKPELLPYIKDVTTDFVKTGMGGTTGNKGAVMVRFTLNATNLCFICSHFAAGQSQVADRNADFNEIARKLKTPIQSNDYVYWCGDFNYRVDMDRLDLINHVLDGDLEEVLKYDQLLAQCRDKKVFENFYEAPITFPPTYKYDILSDEYDSSDKCRTPAWTDRVLWYCNENNDWPNGKQVFYGRAEIKESDHRPVMASYEIEILCVDQSQRERELNILWNEYGPIDGVILVHIENTDFPLNDESFKNIMLQGLGSFGKILNARYFPDHAEITYENGRFAANALKIKQISIYNYTLILTAKNNNWALAIKNEIETITNNVVPLWTDKLRPAPMRPPLPARTDLSPNSDGMPNYPPPSNVPLPPLPPRQRMPPPLPPRNA